Below is a window of Stigmatopora nigra isolate UIUO_SnigA chromosome 3, RoL_Snig_1.1, whole genome shotgun sequence DNA.
CTTTGCGTTATAGTCATTATTCAGTTTAGATTagtactttatttcatcccgtatttgggaaatttccttgctTGCAGTAGCAAttaaagacacagaagacattgtagacctagttaaaaaatatgGAGCCGCATACAGTAAGTCTACAGACTGAGACTCAGTAGTTTGAAGGTTTAAAAGATCAACTTCCTAgcctagatcctcctaaaccaggggtgggcaaactttttggccccgggggccatattgactttaaaaatttgacagatggggcggggtcagtacaagataggatacatataaaaaagtgcatccgttaacagtacatatgaaacataaacaggaaaaaaggagtaaagtattaacatactcatcactcatcattaaagtaaaaagtataaagtacaaagtcaagtaaaaagaatgtattaagaaatattaaaatgccatttaaaaagatagaggggctgtaaaacacgaaaaacaaataagagtggacagagctactgcaactggcttccacgtgacagcgccatcttggggaaataaaaacaaaaaaaacttttgtacaACGTcaacgggccggattaaaaggcctagcgggccagacgtggcccgcgggccatattttTCCCATCACTGTTTTAGATTGTTAATGTTGGTGATTTAGTGTTAAATTGGGAGATTTTTTAGTTgctaaaaatgtaacaaaaaaaacgagCCGCCGCTCAAAAAAGGTTCGGAGACACTGCTTTATtgtataataattttctttgttttgaccAGCTTTGaccaaattatattaaaatgtcatttaaaaaaagatagtaggactataaaacacaaaaaacaaataagaatggacagTGCTACGGCCACTCTGCAATCCACCAAAAAGTTTATTTCCATAGATAAAATGATACAATTATTTAtctaattacagtgttccctggCTACTTCGCGCTTGAGCTATtgcagactcagagcttcgcgtatttttttcaggaaaaaaataaataaaaatgtaaagatattaagttaaaattataaatgacatcattttacaagatgtggaaacaaaatattcaataagaattagtaattgcatcaaaaaaaggcccaaaaaatggtcaataacatggtgagagttcagaagcttcgtggatttttttcaggaaaaaaattaataaaaaagttaaagatattaagttaaaattataaattacaacattttacaagagatggaaacaaaatattcaataagaattagtaattgcatttaaaaaaaaggccaaagaaatggtcaataacatggtgagagttcagaagcttcgtggatttttttcaggaaaaaaaaaataaaatatttaaagatattaagttaaaataataaatgacatcattttacaagagatggaaacaaaatattcaacaagaattagtaattgcatccaaaaaaggccaaagaaatgtcaataacatggtgagagttcagaagcttcgtggatttttttcaggaaaaaaattaataaaaaatttaaagatattaagttaaaataataaattacgtcattttacaagagatggaaacaaaatattcaataataattagtaattgcatcaaataaatggtcaataacatggtgagagttcagaagcttcgtggatttttttcaggaaaaaaaattaataaaaaatgtaaagatattaagttaaaattataaatgacatcattttacaagaggtggaaacaaaatattcaataagaattagtaattgcatcaaaaaaggccaaagaaatggtcaataacatggtgagagttgaggaatggcattgatgacatcatggttgtttacaggcccaaaaaactatgttcacaactcccaataacgatgtttcttccgtgcaaaaaaactgcagaagatcctccatccggactactatgttgtttttgcatggtggtgcttttgtgcacctattatacgtttctttaagcatttttgatgaacatgcctacttcgcggaaacgcagctattgcggggggtccccattaaccgcgataagcgagggaacactgtaaattatACCAAATTCCATTCACCCATCTTTTTGTCTTCTTCTCAGGGATCTTAACCTCTCGTAGACTTTCCCCGACTTGGGTCATGGGGAAGGTCTACTACATCAGTAAGAACGTAGGACTCGCACTACTCATATTAGCCATTACCGCTTTGGTAACCATCCTAGCTCTGTCTATCGCCTACGACAAAGAAAAAGCCAAGAACCGAATCACCAATACCGAAAACGAAGCATCCCTGGACAACCAAACCCCGTCTCCGACCCCTGTCCTCTCCACGGATCCGTGGGACCAGTACAGACTCCCTTACGCATTAGTCCCGTCCTCCTTCAACGTGACGCTATGGCCTCGGCTGAAACCCGACCAAGACGGTCTTTTCGTCTTCACCGGGGACTCGGATGTGGTCTTCACATGTCGCCAGACCACAGACCTGGTCCTGATCCACGCCAGCAAACTCAACTTCACCATCTTGGATGGACACCATGCCTCAATCCAGGAGTTATCTTCTAGAACCCGGACTCTGACTATCACCAAGTCCTGGCTTGTGGTAGAGACGGAGTACTTAGTCCTGGAGTTGTACGAACCCTTAAAAGAGGGCGCCACCTATGTCCTGCACACTGAGTTTCGGGGAGAACTGGCGGATGACCTGGAAGGATTCTACAGGAGTGAATATGTGGAGGACGGAGTTAAGAAGTAAGGTGTACTTGACGGGAgtttgggtgtgtttttgtggAAGTTCGAGGTctagattggtttgtctttttcagggtggtcgcCACCTCTCAAATGCAAGCCACTTACGCCCGGAAAGCCTTCCCGTGCTTCGACGAACCCGCCATGAAAGCCATCTTTAATGTCACTATCATTCACGAGAGGGACAAAACGGCTCTGTCTAATGCCAGGGCTATAGGTTTGGAAATGATTTGTTGACAAACTTGCTTTGGAACTACAGGGAAGTGATTATTGATTAATACAGGGTGTTtcggaaaaaaatgtactcaattGTAGAATGAGCAGGAAAAAGAAGTGAGtatattttattctaaaagtgagtacatttttttgagacactttgtatacagtgttccctcggttatcgcagttaatgggaaCCGGGACCACCTGtgataagtgattttttttcgcgaagtagggattcgccttcaaaaaatgcttaatttgaatttaattcatttttttaattattatttttaattattttgtttaattattttttaaaaaatttaattattttttttaatttaacttttgtatttttttttaattgttattattatttttaattattttttattttttaaattatttttttatttttttatattttttacccccctgtatacagtacaccatatagaatacaggtagagagtgaaattcatgttataacaaaaaaaaactgtaaaatatgttgtttcaatgtaatatttgtatttattttcccccaaaaaatctgcgaagctctgagtccgctgtagctgaaccgcaaagtagcgagggaacactgtactcgaTAGTGGAAATAGGCTGAAGTGAATAATAACCAGAAATTAAGAAGCAGTGATATAGTTAACCTCTGCCCCCCCCAGATGTTAGAGACACTGTCATCCAAGGCACCGAAGTCCGGGTCACCACGTTCGAACCTACGGCCAAGATGTCCACCTATCTTCTGGCCTTTATTGTTAGCGATTTTAGCTATGTGGAGTCCACCCAACAGGATGGTGTGCAGGTATAGTATAAAGTCATTTGATTCCATGGAAGGAAAAGTACAGTGCAATCcaaaagtacagtggtacctcgagataagagcttaatttgttgagggactgagctcatatgtcgatttactcgtaactcaaatgaacgtttcccatagaaatgaagtaaaagctaattaatttgttccaaccctctgaaaaaaacatcaaacataggatattggattggaaaaacatttttattttttctaattcgccatctattaactaaGTAAGAagtaactagtggtttaattgtactaaaatgtgtttaatagtactaagatgtgtttattagtactaaaatgtgtttaatagtactaaattgtgtttcatagtactaaaatgtgtttcatagtactaaaatgtgtttcatagtactaaaatgtgtttaatagtactaaaatgtgtttaatagtactaaaacagactttttgcatggcaacacgctcgtaacataacaataacaaatttaaatgaacttggattacgatgcagacactcaaaaatacatttaaactaaccttacactaaacttaattctaatataAGTTtctaaattttgatacctttcttctcccgggttgcctctattagccccgcctccaccctgactttcagacaTAACCAATCGaaggttgtttacttttgtattcccttcaaaatattcccaaaatgatgcacacaaatgtcctcacaataggataacacaattttacttgtatctcaaaatggTTTGTATGTGGATGTTATTAGTGTACTTTTTCTTTCAGGTTCGGATTTGGGCTCGAAAGAAGGCAATTGCCGACGGACAGGGCGACTACGCTCTCAATGTCACTCGGCCTATTCTCAAGTTTTATGAACGCTACTACGACGCCCCGTATCCGCTTCCCAAATCCGGTAGGTCAAAGAATATAGTAGAATTGTACTTTCACAGTGTCTTTGTACTGAAATTTTGAGGGTATTTGAAGATATTGAGTTTTTCAACGgggttttgtccattttcagaCCAAGTGGCCCTTCCTGACTTCCATGCCGGTGCCATGGAGAACTGGGGTCTGGTCACCTACAGGGAAACGGCTCTACTCTACGATCCGCAAAGATCTTCAGCGGGCAACAAAAAACGAGTGGCCTCCGTCATCGCCCACGAGCTAGCGCACATGGTTGGCTAGCTTTGTTGGACATCAaactgtgttttttaaaattgccAGTATTTCtaagataccgtattttcacgactataaggcacacttgaaagtcttaaattttctccaaaatagacagtgcgccttataatacagtgcgccttatatatggaaaaatcagataaccaaaaaacgaaaaaacaccactgtcggatatttaaaaaaaacaaaaacgcctgaactgaaacaatactgtaaaatatgcagatgccatcttagtttacaaaaacttccatcatatagctcctcccccactgcaagattttatacaaaaaaatccaaaacatcaataatggCTGGctatagaggtgactgtgtagtagtgagtgcttcatacctggaagtcaatagcaattaccgtattttcaccactataaggcgcactcaaaagtcttacattttctccaaaatagacagtgcgccttataattcagtgcggctaatatatggaaaaaaatgtaattcgttgagggtgcaccttacaatgcggtgcgccttatagtcgtgaaaatacggtagtctgtCGTAATTTGTGGGAGTGTCCACAAATCAGATCTTGCTCTTTGTTTCCCCCTAGTGGTTCGGCAACTTGGTGACCATGCGCTGGTGGAATGATCTGTGGCTTAACGAGGGTTTTGCTTCGTACGTGGAGTACCTGGGGGCGGATTACGCTGAGCCAAAATGGAATAttgtaaaagaaacaaaaccacTCGAAATTCCAGTGAGACGGATGTCCCCAACAATGGTTTCCTTTGCAGAAAGACCTGATCATTCTGGACGATCTCCAGCAGGTGTTCAATCTGGACGCCCTGACGTCTTCTCACCCTCTTTCTCGGCGAGAAGACGAGGTTAACACACCTGCTCAGATCAGTGAGATCTTCAATACCATCTCCTACAGCAAGGTGTGCAATTTGCgaccatgaccggacgtttggtcgccggtctttttgtcgccggttaaatggtgacagaaagtttactgttgaaactagctctcaaaattatattcatgagagagagagtttaatatctaatagagagagtttaatatctaagtactgtttaatatctaagtactgtttaatatctaagtactgtttaatatctaagtgctgtttaatatctaagtactgtttaatatctaagtactgtttaatatctaagtactgtttaatatctaagtactgtttaatatctaagtactgtttaatatctcattactgtttaatatctaggtactgtttaatatctaagtactgtttaatatctaagtactgtttaatatttaaatgctgtttaatgtctaagtactgttttatagttaagtactgtttaatatataagtcctgtttaataagtactgttgaaaccagctctcaaaattatatgcatgagagagagtttaatatctaaatatctactgttttcaacagtaattagatgttaaacagtacttagatattaaacagttcttagatattaaacagtacttagatattaaacagtacttagatgttaaacagtacttagatattaaacagtactctctgtcaccaaaagaccggcgaccaaaagtccaagCACCGGTATGTGTCTTTGCTTGCAGGGGGCGGTGGTTCTCAGGATGCTGTCTGGGTTTCTGGGTGAACCGGTTTTTGCCAAAGGGCTAAGTGTGAGTATCACCGAAATACATAATGGCCACTTTGGAATTGCTTTAACGTCAAATCTTCTTCCCTAGTCT
It encodes the following:
- the LOC144194732 gene encoding aminopeptidase N-like, whose translation is MGKVYYISKNVGLALLILAITALVTILALSIAYDKEKAKNRITNTENEASLDNQTPSPTPVLSTDPWDQYRLPYALVPSSFNVTLWPRLKPDQDGLFVFTGDSDVVFTCRQTTDLVLIHASKLNFTILDGHHASIQELSSRTRTLTITKSWLVVETEYLVLELYEPLKEGATYVLHTEFRGELADDLEGFYRSEYVEDGVKKVVATSQMQATYARKAFPCFDEPAMKAIFNVTIIHERDKTALSNARAIDVRDTVIQGTEVRVTTFEPTAKMSTYLLAFIVSDFSYVESTQQDGVQVRIWARKKAIADGQGDYALNVTRPILKFYERYYDAPYPLPKSDQVALPDFHAGAMENWGLVTYRETALLYDPQRSSAGNKKRVASVIAHELAHMWFGNLVTMRWWNDLWLNEGFASYVEYLGADYAEPKWNIKDLIILDDLQQVFNLDALTSSHPLSRREDEVNTPAQISEIFNTISYSKGAVVLRMLSGFLGEPVFAKGLSSYLNTFAFSSTVYRDLWDHLQKAVESTPDLHLPRTVHEIMHRWTLQMGFPVVTIHTRTGHVHQEHFLLDSKAVVYRPSQFNYTWFVPIHWMKTGSEQPLYWFLDKSDFNPRMRVSGHDWVLANTNVLGYFRVNYDDDNWNRLISVLETNHLDIPTLNRAQIIDDAFNLARAKMVDVTLALRTTKYLSKETEYIPWQSALGNLNFYYLMFDRTEVYGPLQAYTKKLIQPLFEYFKRITNNWTTVPEGIMDQYNHINAVGMACVAGVPACKELIKTWFKQWMDNPDKNPIHANLKSTVYCHGVAMGGANEWDFVWRMFKNATLASEAARLREALACTKVPWLLNRYLEYSLDPEKIRKQDSISAIVSVGYNVVGMPLAWTFIRAHWKQLFELYGKGSFAFSKLIGGITTRFSTEFELQELRRFKEDNKAVGFGSSTLALDQAIEKVSTQIRWVAENKDPILNWFSGDAM